From Rhodopseudomonas palustris:
GGATCGCCGGCAAGCCCGGCCGTGGCGTGCTGGTGAAGGCGCCGAAGAGCGGCCAGGATCTGCGGTTCGATCTGCCGACGCTCGGCCCGCGCACCATCGAAGGCGTGGCGGCTGCCGGACTCGCGGGCATCGCCGTCGCCGCCGGCAACACGCTGGTCGCCGAGCCGCAGGCGATGATCGCTGCCGCCGACAGGGCCGGCCTGTTCGTGACGGGAGTGGCGGAATGACGGTCGCGACATCGACCAAAGCCGCGGTGACCCAAGCCGCGGTGCGCAGATTGTTCGTGATCGCGACGGAGGAATCCGGCGACCGGCTCGGCGCCGCGCTGATGCGGGCGCTGAAGCAGCGCCTCGGCGACGGCGTCGTGTTCGAAGGCGTCGGCGGACGGGCGATGGCCGAGCAGGGGCTGGTCTCGCTGTTTCCGATCGAGGAGCTGTCGATCATGGGGATCTCCGCCGTGGTCAGGCGGCTGCCCTCGATCCTGCGCCGGATCCGCAGCACGGCTGAAGCCGTGCTTCTCGCCCAGCCGGACATGCTGATCATCATCGACAGCCCGGACTTCACGCACCGCGTCGCGCGACGGGTGCGGGCGCGCGATCCGTCGATCGCGATCGTCAACTACGTGTCGCCGACGGTATGGGCCTGGCGGCCCGGCCGCGCCCGCGCGATGCGCCGCTATGTCGATCACGTGCTGGCGCTGCTGCCGTTCGAGCCGGAGGAATATCGCAGGCTGCAAGGCCCGCCCTGCACCTATGTGGGCCATCCGCTGACCGAGCAGATCGCCCATCTGCGCCCGAGCCCCACAGAGCAGGCGCGGCGCGACGCAGAGCCGCCGGTGCTGGTGGTGCTGCCGGGCAGCAGGCGCAGCGAGATCTTTCACCAGATGGCGGTTTTCGGCGAGACGCTGAAGCGGCTGCAGGCGGAGCACGGCGATCTCGACCTGATCCTGCCGACGGTGCCGCATCTGCGCGAGGCGGTCGAGGCGGGGGTGCGCGAATGGCCGGTGCAGCCGCGGATCGTGGTCGGCGATGCCGACAAGAAGGCGGCGTTTCGAATCGCGCGTGCGGCGTTCGCCAAATCCGGCACGGTGACGCTCGAACTGGCGCTGGCGCAGGTGCCGATGGTGGCGGTCTACAAGGCCGGCGCGATGGAGGCGTGGATCGGCAAGCGGGTGATCCGCTCGGCCTCGGTGATCCTCGCCAATCTCGTGGTCGGCGATAACGTCGTTCCGGAATTCATCCAGGAGGACTGCGTGCCGGAGAAGCTGGTGCCGGCGCTACGCGAGGTGCTGTCCGACACGCCGATGCGCGCGCGACAACTCGCGGCCTTCGCCCGGATCGACGACATCATGTCGACCGGCGCACAGACGCCGAGCGCGCGCGCGGCCGAGATTGTCCTGAACGTACTTCGCCAACACTGAGGCGCGCGACCGCCGATTGCGGTGGACGTTGTTGCAATTAATTCTCAATTATTGGGAACTAGCGTGTCGAAGCATTGAAGCTTCCGTTCGCGGCCGCGCGGATCGGAGCGGACCGGCATTGCCGCAACCGGAGTTCGCCAACATGACCAAATCACCGATCAAAGCTGCGTCGTCGCTCGACACGTTGTTCGCATCAGCGACCGTCGTCCACCGCAGGAATTTCCTCACAACCGGCGCTGCGGCATTCGGCGCTGCGATGTTGCCGGCAGGCGCGACGGTTGCGGAGGCCAAGCCGCTGGCCGCTGCCGCTATCACCGAGCAGGATCGCCAGCACATGACCCAGGCGATCGCGCTGATGCGCAAGGCCGGCGTCGTCGAAAAGACCGGCGGCGCGTTCGGGGCCGTGATCGTACGCGATGGCGAAGTGCTCGCGGCGACAGGCAACAGCGTGCTGCGCGACAACGACCCGTCGGCGCACGCCGAAGTCAATGCGATCCGCGCCGCGTGCAAGAAAGTCGGCGCGCCGAACCTGCGCGGCGCGACCATGTACACCAGCTGCGAATGTTGCCCGATGTGCTACGCGACGGCCTATTGGGCGCGGCTCGACCGGATCTTCTTCGCGGCGTCTTGGACCGACTACGCCGATCTGTTCGACGATTCGAACATCGGCGCCGATATGAAGAAACCCTACGCCAAGCGCAAAGTTCGAATCGCTCAGATGATGCGGAGCGATGCGCAGAAGGTTTGGCAGGAATTCCGCACGCTGCCCGATCGCGCGCGCTACTGAAGCTGCGCTCGGGCTTTCCGTCCGGGCGAGGGCCACAAAGCAAAACGGCGAACCGCCTGGGCGGTTCGCCGTTCCTAACAGACGACCTTCGAGCGATCAGTCGCGCTTGTCGATGCCGACATATTCCCGGCGGGTGTGGCCGGTGAAGAGCTGGCGCGGGCGGCCGATCTTCTGCTGCGGATCCTCGAGCATTTCGCTCCACTGGCTGATCCAGCCGACGGTGCGCGCCACGGCGAACAACACGGTGAACATGTCGGTCGGGAAGCCCATCGCCTTCAGCGTGATACCCGAATAGAAGTCGACGTTCGGGTACAGCTTGCGGTCGATGAAGTACGGATCGCTGAGAGCGATCTTTTCGAGCTCCATCGCCACCTTCAACAGCGGGTCGCCGTGATGGCCGGTTTCGGCCAGCACTTCGTGGCAGACCTGCTGCATGATCTTGGCGCGCGGATCGTAGTTCTTGTAGACCCGGTGGCCGAAGCCCATCAGCCGCACCGACGAGTTCTTGTCCTTCACCTTGGTGATGAACTCGGGAATGTTGTCGACCGAGCCGATCTCCTTCAGCATCGCCAGCGCAGCCTCGTTGGCGCCGCCATGCGCGGGGCCCCACAGACAGGCGATACCGGCCGCGATGCAGGCGAACGGGTTGGCGCCCGAGGAGCCCGCGATGCGCACCGTCGAGGTCGAGGCGTTCTGCTCGTGGTCGGCGTGCAGCGTGAAGATCTTGTCGAGCGCCGCCGACAGAACCGGGTTGACCTTGAACTCCTCGCACGGCACCGCAAAGCACATGTGGAGGAAGTTGCCGGCGAAGGACAGCGAGTTCTTCGGATACATGAACGGCTGGCCGATCGAGTACTTGTAGGCCATCGCCGCCAGCGTCGGGATCTTCGCGATCATCCGCATCGACGCGATCATGCGCTGCTTCGGATCGTTGATGTCGGTGGAGTCGTGATAGAACGCCGCCAGCGCGCCGACCATCACGGCCATCGGATGCGCGTCGCGGCGGAAGCCCTGGAAGAACCGGGCCATCTGCTCGTGCACCATGGTGTGCCGGGTGATGCGCAGGTCGAAATCGTCCTTCTGCGCCCTGGTCGGCAATTCGCCGTACAGAAGCAGGTAGCAAGTCTCGAGGAAGTCGCCCCTCTCGGCGAGTTGCTCGATCGGATAACCGCGATATTCGAGAACGCCGGCGTCGCCGTCGATATAGGTGATCTTGGACTGGCAGCTCGCGGTCGAGGTGAAGCCCGGATCGTAGGTGAACATTCCGGTCTGAGCGTAAAGCTTGCCGATGTCGACGACATCGGGGCCCACCGTTCCGGTCAGAATGGGAAGTTCGTAGCTGTTGTTTCCAACCGTGAGCGTTGCTGTCTTATTGTTAGTCGTTGCGTCCATCGTGTGGTCCCCGATGTTCGTTGTCGAAACCAGCAACGGCGCACCGAAGATGCGAGCGAGACTGGTTGGCCTAAAAGCACACAGGAAAGGCGTAGCTTATTGCAGTGTGCACCGCAAGACGGCCCGTCTTGGGCCGATCCCGGGGGCCGTTATGCCGCCTGATCGGCAAGGCGCGACAGGCATTCCTCCCGCCCCAGCACCGCCAGAACGTCGAAAATCCCCGGTGACGTGGTCCGGCCGGTCAGCGCGACACGCAGCGGCTGCGCAACCGCGCCGAGCTTGAGCCCGGCCTGTTCCGCGAAGGTCCGCATCGCCGCTTCGGTGGTCGCCGCGGTCCATGGCGAGACGTCCTCCAGCGCGGTGCGCAGACGCCCGATCAGGGCGCGAATGTCCGGCGTCAGCACGGCCTGGCCCTTGGCGTCGATCGCGAGCGGACGGTCGGCGAAAATGAAGCCGGCATTGTCGAGCAGTTCGAGCAGCGTCTTGGCGCGCTCTTTCAGCCCCGGCATCGCCTGGACAAGCTGGGCACGGGTGGTGTCGGTGAGCTTGGCGGCGATCGCGGGTCCCTGCGGGACGTAGTGCAGCAAATCCGTGAGCAGGGTCACGAGAGATTGATCGTCGCTCTGGCGGATGTAGTGACCGTTGAGGCTTTCCAGCTTGGCGAAATCGAACCGCGCCGCGGACCGCCCGATCGCCGGCAGGTCGAACGCGTCGATCATCTCCTGCGTGGTGAATATTTCCTGATCGCCGTGACTCCAGCCGAGCCGCACCAGGTAGTTGCGCAGCGCCGTCGGCAGGTAGCCCATTGCACGATAGGCGTCGACGCCGAGCGCGCCGTGGCGCTTCGACAACTTCGATCCGTCCGGGCCGTGGATCAGCGGGATGTGCGCCATCACCGGCAGTTCCCACCCCATCGCATCGTAGATCTGCTTCTGCCGCGCGGCATTGATCAGATGGTCGTCGCCGCGGATGACGTGGGTGACGTCCATGTCGTGATCGTCGACCACCACCGCGAGCATGTAGGTCGGCGTGCCGTCGCCGCGCAGCAGCACCAAGTCGTCGAGATTTTCGTTCTGCCAGACCACGCGGCCCTGAACCTGATCCTCGATCACGGTCTCGCCATCGAGCGGCGCCTTGAGCCGGATCGTCGGCTTCATGTCCGGCGGCGCGTCGGCCGGATCGCGGTCGCGCCAGCTTCCGTCGTAGAGTTTCGAGCGGCCCTCGGCGCGGGCCTTGTCTCGCATCGCGGTCAATTCCTCGGCGGTCGCGTAGCAGCGATAGGCCTTGCCGGCCGCCAGCAATTGCTCGGCGACCTCGCGGTGCCGCGCCGCCCGGGCGAACTGGTAGACGGTGTCGCCGTCCCATTCGATGCCGAGCCATTTCAGCCCGTCGAGAATGGCGTCGATCGCCGGCTGGGTCGATCGCTGGCGATCGGTGTCTTCGATTCGCAGCAGCATCTTGCCGCCGTGCTTGCGCGCGTACAGCCAGTTGAACAGAGCGGTGCGACCGCCTCCGATATGGAGGAAGCCGGTGGGCGAGGGCGCGAAGCGGGTGACGACAGGTCGGGTCATTCTGAACTGGGATTGGAGGCGCGCCGGGGCGGCGCGGAGGGTGTATAGCAGGATCGGCGCATAACTAAAGTGGTCCGCGCGACCTTCGGGGGTTGGCGCGGGGCCCCGGATTTGGCAGATACCGCCTCGGGTTCCGACCAGGCAGAAAGATCGATTCATGACCACGGCAGACGCAGCGACGGGCGAGGCAGGGCGCGACTTCATTCGCGACATCGTCCAGGCCGATCTCGAGGCCGGCCGGCACCGCCAGGTCGTGACCCGGTTCCCGCCGGAGCCGAACGGCTATCTGCACATCGGCCACGCCAAGTCGATCGCGCTGAATTTCGGCATCGCCCAGGAATTCGGCGGCCGCTGCAATCTGCGGTTCGACGACACCAACCCGACCAGGGAAGAGCAGGAATATATCGATTCGATTCAGGCCGACGTGCGCTGGCTCGGCTTCGACTGGGGCGAGCACATGTTCTTCGCCTCGGATTATTTCGATCGGCTCTACGATTGGGCCGAGCTGTTGATCCAGAACGGCGACGCCTATGTCGACGACCAGTCGCAGGACGAAATCCGCGAGGCGCGCGGCACGCTGACCGAGCCCGGCAAGAACAGCCCGTTCCGGGATCGCTCGGTCGCGGAGAATCTCGATCTGTTCCGGCGCATGAAGGCCGGCGAGTTTCCGAACGGCGCGCGCGTGCTGCGCGCCAAGATCGACATGGCGTCCGGCAACATCAATCTGCGCGACCCGGTGCTGTATCGCATCCTGCATGCGCATCATCCGCGCACCGGCGACAAATGGTCGATCTATCCGAGCTACGACTACGCCCACGGCCAGTCGGACGCGATCGAGGGCGTCACGCATTCGATCTGTACGCTGGAGTTCGAAGATCACCGGCCGCTGTACGAATGGCTGCTCTCCAAACTGCCGGTGCCGTCGCAGCCGAAACAGTACGAATTCGCGCGGCTCAACATCACTTACACGCTGCTGTCGAAACGTGTGCTGACCGAACTGGTGCGCGGCGGCCATGTCGCCGGCTGGGACGATCCGCGGATGCCGACGATGGCCGGCCTGAAGCGGCGCGGCGTGCCGCCGGCGGCGATCCGCGAATTCGTCAAGCGCATCGGCGTCGCCAAGGCCAACAGCGTGGTTGACGTCGGCATGCTGGAATTCTGCATCCGCGAGGAGCTGAACCGCAGCTCGCAGCGCCGGATGGCGGTGCTGCGGCCGCTGAAGGTGGTGATCGAGAACTATCCGGAAGGGCAGAGCGAAGAGCTCGACGCGATCAACCATCCCGACGATCCCGCCGCCGGCACCCGCAAGATCAGCTTCGGCCGCGAGCTCTATATCGAGCAGGACGACTTCATGGAGAACCCGCCGAAGAAATTCTTCCGGCTGTCTCCCGGCACCGAGGTGCGGTTGCGCTACGCGTATTTCATCAAGTGCCGCGACGTCGTGAAGAACGACGCCGGCGAGATCGTCGAGCTGCGCTGCACCTATGATCCCGAAACCCGCGGTGGCAACGCGCCGGACGGCCGCAAGGTCAAGGCGACAATGCACTGGCTGTCGGCGGCGTCCTCGGTGCCGGCGGAGATCCGGGTCTACAATCAGTTGTTCGCCAACCCGGCGCCGAGCGCTGCGAACTTCACCGCCGACCTCAATCCGCAGTCGCTCGAAGTGCTGACCGACGCCCGGATCGAGCCGGCGGTGGCGGCGAGCGACGCGGCCGAGCCGGTGCAGTTCGAGCGCCAGGGCTATTTCGTCCGCGACAAGGACTCGACTGCGGACAAGCCGGTGTTCAATCGTACCATCGGGCTGCGCGATACCTTCGCCAAGGAAGTCGGCGGTAAAACCTGACGCTTCCGCCGGCTATTGTTGCCGGCCATCGCGATCTCCGCCACTCTGAGCGCTGCGCTGATTGAGGGGCGGGCGCCGTGGAGCGGGGCGATCGGGCCGGAGCACGGACCAAGGCACGGACCTGGCCGACGCGCGCCGCGACCCGGGCCGGAGCGCGCGCGCCTTTTGGCGTTTCTTGGGGCGCGGGGCTGTGGCCGGCGGCCGCTGAGACGCTGCGCGACTGGGCCCGCGCCGAGGCCGGGCCGGGCCGGCTGTTGCCGTTCGTGCCGGTCGCATTCGGCGCCGGGATCGCGCTGTACTTCGCCGCCGACCACGAGCCGGTTGCCTGGGTCGCCAGCCTGGCGGCGGCGGTGTTCGGCGTGGCGGCATTTCTGCTCCGGCGCAACCGGGCGTTTCCGCTCGCGGTGCTGATCACCGCGTTCGCCGCCGGCTTCGCGGTGATCGCTTTGAAGGCGCAGCGGATCGCCCATCCCGTACTGGCGAAGCCGGTGCAGGCGGCGACGCTGAAAGGGTTCGTCGAGACCCGCGAGGAGCGCGAGCGTACCGACCGATTCGTGCTGCGCGTCACCGAGATGGATACCGCCGGCCGCGCGCCGGCGTTGCCGCGCG
This genomic window contains:
- the lpxB gene encoding lipid-A-disaccharide synthase → MTVATSTKAAVTQAAVRRLFVIATEESGDRLGAALMRALKQRLGDGVVFEGVGGRAMAEQGLVSLFPIEELSIMGISAVVRRLPSILRRIRSTAEAVLLAQPDMLIIIDSPDFTHRVARRVRARDPSIAIVNYVSPTVWAWRPGRARAMRRYVDHVLALLPFEPEEYRRLQGPPCTYVGHPLTEQIAHLRPSPTEQARRDAEPPVLVVLPGSRRSEIFHQMAVFGETLKRLQAEHGDLDLILPTVPHLREAVEAGVREWPVQPRIVVGDADKKAAFRIARAAFAKSGTVTLELALAQVPMVAVYKAGAMEAWIGKRVIRSASVILANLVVGDNVVPEFIQEDCVPEKLVPALREVLSDTPMRARQLAAFARIDDIMSTGAQTPSARAAEIVLNVLRQH
- a CDS encoding nucleoside deaminase, yielding MTKSPIKAASSLDTLFASATVVHRRNFLTTGAAAFGAAMLPAGATVAEAKPLAAAAITEQDRQHMTQAIALMRKAGVVEKTGGAFGAVIVRDGEVLAATGNSVLRDNDPSAHAEVNAIRAACKKVGAPNLRGATMYTSCECCPMCYATAYWARLDRIFFAASWTDYADLFDDSNIGADMKKPYAKRKVRIAQMMRSDAQKVWQEFRTLPDRARY
- the gltA gene encoding citrate synthase, which codes for MDATTNNKTATLTVGNNSYELPILTGTVGPDVVDIGKLYAQTGMFTYDPGFTSTASCQSKITYIDGDAGVLEYRGYPIEQLAERGDFLETCYLLLYGELPTRAQKDDFDLRITRHTMVHEQMARFFQGFRRDAHPMAVMVGALAAFYHDSTDINDPKQRMIASMRMIAKIPTLAAMAYKYSIGQPFMYPKNSLSFAGNFLHMCFAVPCEEFKVNPVLSAALDKIFTLHADHEQNASTSTVRIAGSSGANPFACIAAGIACLWGPAHGGANEAALAMLKEIGSVDNIPEFITKVKDKNSSVRLMGFGHRVYKNYDPRAKIMQQVCHEVLAETGHHGDPLLKVAMELEKIALSDPYFIDRKLYPNVDFYSGITLKAMGFPTDMFTVLFAVARTVGWISQWSEMLEDPQQKIGRPRQLFTGHTRREYVGIDKRD
- the gltX gene encoding glutamate--tRNA ligase, translated to MTRPVVTRFAPSPTGFLHIGGGRTALFNWLYARKHGGKMLLRIEDTDRQRSTQPAIDAILDGLKWLGIEWDGDTVYQFARAARHREVAEQLLAAGKAYRCYATAEELTAMRDKARAEGRSKLYDGSWRDRDPADAPPDMKPTIRLKAPLDGETVIEDQVQGRVVWQNENLDDLVLLRGDGTPTYMLAVVVDDHDMDVTHVIRGDDHLINAARQKQIYDAMGWELPVMAHIPLIHGPDGSKLSKRHGALGVDAYRAMGYLPTALRNYLVRLGWSHGDQEIFTTQEMIDAFDLPAIGRSAARFDFAKLESLNGHYIRQSDDQSLVTLLTDLLHYVPQGPAIAAKLTDTTRAQLVQAMPGLKERAKTLLELLDNAGFIFADRPLAIDAKGQAVLTPDIRALIGRLRTALEDVSPWTAATTEAAMRTFAEQAGLKLGAVAQPLRVALTGRTTSPGIFDVLAVLGREECLSRLADQAA
- a CDS encoding glutamine--tRNA ligase/YqeY domain fusion protein, with the translated sequence MTTADAATGEAGRDFIRDIVQADLEAGRHRQVVTRFPPEPNGYLHIGHAKSIALNFGIAQEFGGRCNLRFDDTNPTREEQEYIDSIQADVRWLGFDWGEHMFFASDYFDRLYDWAELLIQNGDAYVDDQSQDEIREARGTLTEPGKNSPFRDRSVAENLDLFRRMKAGEFPNGARVLRAKIDMASGNINLRDPVLYRILHAHHPRTGDKWSIYPSYDYAHGQSDAIEGVTHSICTLEFEDHRPLYEWLLSKLPVPSQPKQYEFARLNITYTLLSKRVLTELVRGGHVAGWDDPRMPTMAGLKRRGVPPAAIREFVKRIGVAKANSVVDVGMLEFCIREELNRSSQRRMAVLRPLKVVIENYPEGQSEELDAINHPDDPAAGTRKISFGRELYIEQDDFMENPPKKFFRLSPGTEVRLRYAYFIKCRDVVKNDAGEIVELRCTYDPETRGGNAPDGRKVKATMHWLSAASSVPAEIRVYNQLFANPAPSAANFTADLNPQSLEVLTDARIEPAVAASDAAEPVQFERQGYFVRDKDSTADKPVFNRTIGLRDTFAKEVGGKT